The segment CCGCCCTCGCCCAGCGCGGGGGCGCCGATGTTGATGTTGGGCACGGGGATCGACCAGCGCTGCGTCAGGTCGGCATTGAACGAGTACAGCCGCCCGTTGCTGAAGGCGCCGTTGGAGAAGTACACCCGCCCATCGCGGTCCACCGCAAGACGGGGGGCGGCGAAGTCGGCGGGGATGCGGGCCTCAGTCTGGCTGATGAGCGCCCCGTCCGCGGCGGCGCGGCGCTCAATGAAGGCCGCGTTCTGCACCACCGGCCCCCACATGTATACGCTGCCGTCATTGCCCACGGCGAACTCGCTGCTGGTGGAGTACCCCGCGGGCGCCGACCAGCGGATGCTCATCTGCGAGCCGTTGTCGTTGATGGCGTAGAAGTAGTCCACCCCCGCGTTGTTCTGCACCCGCGAGAGGTAGATCGTGCCGTCGGGCGAGACCATCGGCGTGTTCTGAATGGTGAAACCCGCCATCACCGGGCTCTGGTACAGGAACGCGCCGGTGACCAGGTCGAACTTCTTGATCGCGTGCCCCCCCACCACCGCATCGGCCACGTACACGGCGCCGTTGTGGATGGCCCCGCCGCAGTTGCCGCTCACCGAGCCCACCCGCGCGGCCGTCCACACCGTCGTGCCGTCCTCGGCATTGATGCGCTTGATGGTGCGGAAGCTCGCGACCACCGGGTCGCCGTCATCGGCGAAGACCACGCCGTCGTACGGACCGGCGTCGATGAGGTCCTGGCTGCCGGTCGGCCACAGGTGGTTGCCGCTCGCCGCGTCAAGGGCCCACAGCTTGGCGCTCACCGTCGCGCCGTTGCCGCTGCGGGAGACGAACACGCGCCCGTGGCTGACGCCGGCGAGCCACGTGGTCCAGTCACCCTGATTGGCGGGGATGGTCTTGAACCACACCTCGTGGCCGTCATCAAGGTCCATGCACACCACGGGCGACCCCGTCTGCTCTGGCATGAACTGCGACTGCCGCACGACGAACACCCGGCGGCCCGCGATCACCGGCTGCCAGGCGATCATCGAGCTCCGCCCTCCCGTCCACAGCACGTCCGTTGCGCTATCCGGCCCCAGCTCGCTCGACAGGCCGTTGCGTCCCTGGTTGCCGCCCGCGTTGGTCCAGTCCCCGCCGCTAACGCTGAGCGCCAGCCCGGGGATGGTGGTGACAAGGGCGAGAAGGAACGCGCCGCGGGGTGTACGCATGGGGGCCTCCGTCGCGCCAGTGTACAGGCGTGTCAAGTAACCCTCTGGGTACCCCGTCCCGCCGAGACGGGCACGTCCTGTCGGCCTGCCCGCGGCACTCCCGTGGGCGCTCGAGGGACGGCGTGGCAACGCCGGACCTTGTGCGTTCCAGGACCTGACTGATTTGCAGCGCTCACCCGACCCCGAGCACCGCACGCCCCAGTCGGTTCTCCGATTGGCACATAAATCTGACATGGGCCGCACGAACGCAATCGCGGCTCAGCCGGGGGCGCTCGCGCATGGTCCGGGCTGATCACCGGCTCACGGCGATCACGCCCGCGCACAGCGGTCATCTGTCCCGCACCTTTGGCCCTGCACCGCCTTCGTGATTCCCCCGGCGGGGCTTGTTCATCCAAGGAGCTCGGACGATGAGAAACATTGCTGTACTGGCCGCACTGGCCCTGGCCGCGCCCGCGCTGGCGCAGCCGGTCACCCTTTCCTTCAGCCGCATCAACGGCAACGCCCCGGTGGACGTGGCCAGCCAGTTCACCGCCGTGGTGGACGACGGCCCGGGCGACACCGTGACCTTCCGCTTCACCAACAATGCCACGATCGCCAGCAGCATCATGTCGATCTACTTCGATGATCGCGCCGACCTGCTGGCCTTCGACTCGTTCGTGACACAGACGGGCACCAACTTCACCAGCGGTGGCGTGACCCCCCCCAATCTTCCCGGCGGGCAGAACCTCACCCCGCCCTTCCAGGCCGATGCCACCCTGAGCGTGGGCGCCTCGGGCAACCCGAACAACGGCATCAACGCCGCGGGTGATGTGCTGGTGGTGTCCTATGACCTGCTGGGCGGCAACAACTTCGCGGACGTGCTCGCGGCCCTCAACAGCGGGGCCCTGCGCATCGGCTTCCACGTGCAGTCCATCGGGGCCACGGGGGACAGCGACGCCTTCGTCAACAACCCGCCCAACGGCGTGATCCCGCTGCCCACCACCGCCGCCCTCGCGGCCGCGGGCCTGTGCGGGCTGGCGGTGCGGCGCCGCCGCTGAGCGGCCACACCATGATGGCGCACTCGCGCTGTCACGAGTCGGACATACAAGGGCCCGCGCGATCATCAGCGCGCGGGCCCTTTCCGTTGCTTTGCTGCTCAACCCACGCGGCGTTCTGGGTCAGCGGAGCTTCTGCAGCGTCACGTGCGCTTCCTGATCGATGTACACGACGATCTCTGGCTTGGACTGCGAGCGGATCCTGACGCGGAGCGAGTGCTGCCCGGATGACGGCAGCAGGTCACCGGGCCTGAGCACGCACATGCGGGTCTCGCGCGAGTCCACGTTGGAGGTGACCTCGCCACGCTTCTCGGAAACGTTCACGCCGGTTGTTGATTCGATCTGGTAGGCGCCATCAACGATGGCCTTGACAGCCCCCGCCGAGGTGTACGTGCCGCCTCGCTCCGCAAAGAGCTTGGCCACCTCCGGCGGCTGCTCCGCCTTCCACGACGCCTGCACTCCCAGCGGCCCAGCGGGAAGTGCCATCCGCACATGCTCGATCGCGGTGAGGAGCCCGGCCGCCTTTCCGTCGAACTCCACCTTCGGCGACGTGAGCGAGAAACGCGCCCGCGACTTCAGACCCTTCATCGCCGCCAACTCCTGCTCCCAGGCGGCCCGCTTCGACTCCGGAATACCCGCCTTGTCGCCGACGAACTCCGCAGAGAGCACCGACAGGTCACAGGCAGCCCACCCCCCGCTCACCTCCGCAACCGAAAGCGTGAACCGCAGCGCTACCTCCGGCTCCAGCGGCACCGGGTCCTGCTTGTCGGCGAACGCTTTCCGCTCGCCCTGCTTCAAGCGCAGCTCGTACTCGCCGATCTCGCCGATCTTCGGGCGTGGCGTCAGGTCGGCACGCGGCTCGATGCCCGCATCGATCACCTTCAGCGTGGGCTCGGGCGGCGCCTTCGACTCGCCCGCTGGCGGCTGCTCGCGCCGGACCTCGCTCACGATCACGGTCCACGCCTGCGTCTCCGTGCTGGAGACCGGCCGCCCTTCGACCATCTCCACGGAGGTGATCTCCCGCTGCACGCGCCCAGCGGTGGGCAGCAGCGTCTTCGGGTTCACGCGAACGAGGCTTGAGTACGACACCCTGGGGCTGTTCATCAGCCTCCCCACTGCCACGCCGCCCATCACCTCTGGGAACGCCCCCTGCTGTCGCGAGCGCCGCACTTCAAGCTCGTCGCCGCGGGACGTGAGCTCGAAGGTTTCGATGTCGTCCGCCGGGGGCTCCTCGAGCGTACGGTCGCCGAAGTACAGCGCCGGCGCCGACCAACGCGCTCCCGTTCCAACCGGCTCCGCGGGGTAGGGCCCGAACAACGCCGCGATGGGGAGCAGGATGTGCTCCACGCTGGTGCCGTGGGCCTCATCCTTCAGCCGCAGCCCCGTCGGGAGCGCATGGTCAGGCAGCAGGAACTCGCCCTGGGAACCCTTGAACCCCGCCTCGATCATGCGGCTGAGGGCGTCCGTCGCCCGCTTGCCGTCGGCGGTCAGGAACGCAAGGTCCTGCACTTTTACGAACACGCGGTAACCGCCCGGCTCCTTGCCCGCGACTGTGAGCTGGACCTCGAAGCGCTCCCTCTTGAGCACGTTCGTGCTCTTCTTCCCGTCGGCTTCGCCCTTCGTGCTGCTGATCTTGACGTCAACCTCGCACTGCAGCCTGGTGCCGTCGGGGATGGCGTAGGCCAGCACGCGGGCTGCCTCACCCGCGCCGGGCTTCATGAGCTTGACCGCCGGCGTGCCCCCGCCCTGCTTCTCACGCGACAGCTGCCCCGCGGCGGCCGAAACCAACAGCCCGAGCACCAGCCCAGCAACGAAGATTCGCATGTGTGTTCCTGATAGAAAAGAATCACCCACCATGAACAGAGATCATGGCCGCTGGTACACCATCCGCAGCACGTTCCCGCTGGCGCTGTACTCTGCGATGCTCATGTAGGCGCGGATGAGCAGCAGGCCGCGCCCGCAGCCGCGTTCGAGGTTTTCATCGAGCGTGGGGTCGGGGATGCTGGCGGGGTCGAAGCCGGGCCCGCGGTCCTCGATCTCAATCTCCGCGTGGTCGTCGGCGACGGTGTACTCGAAGCGCACGGGCTGGTCGGGCAGGTTCTTGTGGCCGTGGACGAAGGCGTTGGTGAGGGCCTCGTGGACGGCGAGCCGCACGGCAAAGAGCGAGGCCTTGGGGTAGCCGCGCTTCTCGAGCTCGGCGACCAGGTCGTTCTGTGCGCTGTCGATGGCGGCCCGCTCGTTGATGAGCTCGAGTCGGAGGTGCGAGGGTGGGAGCGCGGCGGCCATCACGCGTGCATCGTGGTTCGGTGGGCGCGGGGGCGCGCCGGTTGGCTGTCAGGCCAGGCTCTTGATCGCCTCTTCCGCGGTGGGGTGGATGCTGAAGAGCTTGTTGAGGCGGGTGATGGTGAAGACCTCGTAGATCTGCGGGTCGATGTTGCTGAGCCGCAGCTGGCCCTGCCGCTGCTTCACGCGGTTGTTGATGGTGATCAGCGTGCCCAGGGCCGCGGAGGAGAGGTGCTCGACGTTGGCGAAGGAGAGCAGCAGCTTGGGGTTGGGCGTGGCGTCGACGAGGGCGGCGATCTCGTCGCCGATGACCTGGATGTTGCCCTCGTCCAGGATGTTGCGGTCGAGGAACTCCACCTGCGTGACGTCGTTGATGCGCTTGACCCGGATGCGTGACTCGGGGGGCATGGAGGCTCTCCTGTGGCCGCGATTCTAGCGGGTTCTGGGCGTTGGTGGGTCCTGCCGCTGGAACGAAAAAGGCCCGGGCAGGAGCGCCCGGGCCTTTGGGTTTGACAGCAGGATCAACTCAGGGGGTCGTGTAGTAGCGGAACGCCTCGGAGTTGCC is part of the Phycisphaerales bacterium genome and harbors:
- a CDS encoding PQQ-binding-like beta-propeller repeat protein, with the translated sequence MRTPRGAFLLALVTTIPGLALSVSGGDWTNAGGNQGRNGLSSELGPDSATDVLWTGGRSSMIAWQPVIAGRRVFVVRQSQFMPEQTGSPVVCMDLDDGHEVWFKTIPANQGDWTTWLAGVSHGRVFVSRSGNGATVSAKLWALDAASGNHLWPTGSQDLIDAGPYDGVVFADDGDPVVASFRTIKRINAEDGTTVWTAARVGSVSGNCGGAIHNGAVYVADAVVGGHAIKKFDLVTGAFLYQSPVMAGFTIQNTPMVSPDGTIYLSRVQNNAGVDYFYAINDNGSQMSIRWSAPAGYSTSSEFAVGNDGSVYMWGPVVQNAAFIERRAAADGALISQTEARIPADFAAPRLAVDRDGRVYFSNGAFSNGRLYSFNADLTQRWSIPVPNINIGAPALGEGGTLVVAGVGTNIFALRTDRPPACGTADYNGDGDIGTDQDIEAFFACLGGSCCATCFEGGSDFNADGDAGTDQDIESFFRVLGGGPC
- a CDS encoding ATP-binding protein, with the protein product MAAALPPSHLRLELINERAAIDSAQNDLVAELEKRGYPKASLFAVRLAVHEALTNAFVHGHKNLPDQPVRFEYTVADDHAEIEIEDRGPGFDPASIPDPTLDENLERGCGRGLLLIRAYMSIAEYSASGNVLRMVYQRP
- a CDS encoding STAS domain-containing protein; amino-acid sequence: MPPESRIRVKRINDVTQVEFLDRNILDEGNIQVIGDEIAALVDATPNPKLLLSFANVEHLSSAALGTLITINNRVKQRQGQLRLSNIDPQIYEVFTITRLNKLFSIHPTAEEAIKSLA